Proteins encoded together in one Persephonella sp. window:
- a CDS encoding rubredoxin: MEKKVIINNSSKLKYRCKVCGYIYDPDKGDEKRGISPTVQFEDLPDKWRCPVCNYTKSHFYQVKDGYRQEI, encoded by the coding sequence ATGGAAAAGAAGGTGATAATCAATAATTCATCTAAACTGAAATACAGATGTAAAGTTTGCGGATATATCTACGATCCAGATAAAGGGGACGAAAAAAGGGGTATATCTCCTACAGTTCAGTTTGAGGATCTTCCTGATAAATGGAGGTGTCCCGTCTGCAATTATACAAAATCACACTTTTATCAGGTGAAAGATGGATATAGGCAAGAGATTTGA
- a CDS encoding class I SAM-dependent methyltransferase gives MDIGKRFDQVANEYDTPDKFERSKIIIENILNKVPVNKSFKVLDIGAGTGTLDIILSPFVKEIVALDLSGGMLNVFKKKIKEHEIRNIRIYKKDIFRDSFHEKDFDLIITAMTFHHLDDPADALDHLKGYLKKGGYIAVADLYKEDGSFHSDNTDVKHFGFDENDIKRWLEKTDLEKIDYRIVHSIVKERGGKKKEYPVFLIIAIKR, from the coding sequence ATGGATATAGGCAAGAGATTTGATCAGGTGGCTAATGAATACGATACCCCTGATAAATTTGAGAGATCAAAAATAATCATTGAGAACATACTTAACAAAGTTCCGGTTAATAAAAGTTTCAAAGTTCTTGATATTGGAGCCGGAACAGGAACACTTGACATTATACTTTCACCGTTTGTAAAAGAGATAGTTGCCCTTGATCTTTCAGGAGGAATGCTGAATGTGTTTAAAAAGAAGATTAAAGAACACGAGATCAGGAATATCAGGATATACAAAAAAGATATATTTAGGGACAGCTTTCATGAAAAAGATTTTGATCTGATAATAACTGCAATGACATTCCACCATCTTGATGATCCTGCAGATGCACTGGATCATCTAAAAGGTTATCTAAAAAAAGGCGGTTATATAGCCGTAGCAGATCTTTACAAGGAAGACGGTTCTTTTCACTCAGACAACACAGATGTTAAACATTTTGGTTTTGATGAGAATGATATTAAAAGATGGCTGGAGAAAACAGATTTAGAAAAGATTGATTACAGAATAGTCCATTCTATAGTCAAAGAAAGAGGAGGTAAGAAAAAGGAGTATCCCGTTTTTCTGATAATTGCCATAAAAAGATAG
- a CDS encoding multiheme c-type cytochrome, giving the protein MIRFFLLSVLVFTVGCDRIEALFLEEDLLQRPPSKRCSECHTKIYNQWKDSRHSVAWVSEEFIRKTKNRTKAKCLSCHAPLEIKPEEEPELRDKLKDEGVNCFSCHYRETTNSIHGPYKVFSPPHYSTYDPDYISSKICAGCHQKTYREWKLTDTDRSCQDCHMPAKKDRLIQKFPFKYFHSKKDLHNHSFPSLKAKERDFIVEIKKDKSGIILRIKNIGIPHTVPTAQQGNPKYYITLTGFLEGKNIFKDNYMLTPKSGLKPGKWKEIRFFVDPEVYKVTLTVERKLSWKDKREKVMEKSFYFD; this is encoded by the coding sequence ATGATTAGGTTTTTCCTTCTGTCTGTTTTAGTTTTTACGGTAGGTTGTGATAGGATTGAGGCACTGTTTCTGGAGGAGGATCTGCTTCAGCGTCCTCCTTCAAAAAGATGTTCAGAATGCCACACAAAAATTTATAATCAGTGGAAAGATTCCAGACATTCTGTAGCATGGGTATCTGAAGAGTTTATAAGAAAAACAAAAAATAGAACAAAAGCAAAATGTTTATCCTGCCACGCTCCCCTTGAGATAAAGCCGGAGGAAGAACCTGAGCTGAGAGATAAACTAAAAGATGAAGGTGTTAACTGTTTTTCCTGCCATTATAGAGAGACTACAAATTCTATACACGGACCTTATAAAGTCTTTTCCCCACCCCACTACTCAACTTACGATCCAGATTACATATCATCAAAAATATGTGCCGGCTGTCACCAGAAAACATACAGGGAGTGGAAATTAACAGACACAGATAGAAGCTGTCAGGACTGCCACATGCCAGCCAAAAAAGACAGGCTTATACAGAAGTTTCCCTTCAAATACTTCCACTCAAAAAAGGATCTCCATAATCATTCTTTTCCTTCTTTGAAAGCCAAAGAGAGAGATTTTATAGTAGAAATCAAAAAGGATAAATCCGGTATTATACTCAGGATAAAAAATATAGGAATTCCCCACACTGTTCCTACAGCACAGCAAGGAAATCCCAAATACTACATAACCCTTACTGGCTTTTTAGAGGGGAAAAACATTTTTAAAGACAATTACATGCTTACCCCTAAATCTGGCTTAAAACCAGGAAAATGGAAAGAGATAAGGTTTTTTGTTGATCCTGAAGTATATAAAGTTACACTTACTGTAGAAAGAAAGCTTTCATGGAAGGACAAAAGGGAAAAGGTTATGGAAAAGAGCTTTTATTTTGATTGA
- a CDS encoding Mrp/NBP35 family ATP-binding protein, with product MAVQGVMDILKNTNLQEIGVSFSLADLLRDLKIEDDKVYIKLFSPSEKYHDYLKEKAETVLKSAGAKTVQVEFTSEPPKQNQPPQPPPQQNPFESRKRIPKVKKVIAVASGKGGVGKSTVAVNLAAALKKKGYEVGYLDADMYGPSGPTMLGAKDKQVTATPDNKLIPPQSHGIKIMSIGLLLPSEDTPVIWRGPVLFKALSQFLFDINWGEELDFLIIDLPPGTGDVQITLGQTAEIDGALIVTTPQDVALIDVKKGIQMFNEVQIPVLGIVENMSYFVCPDSGKKYEIFGKSKTEELAKQYNTQLLGKVPIEPKVAEFGDLGIPVVLAKEDSESAQAFMEIADRIIKKLSEQQ from the coding sequence ATGGCAGTTCAAGGAGTTATGGATATTCTTAAAAATACAAATCTGCAAGAGATAGGTGTTAGTTTTTCTCTGGCAGATCTGCTCCGGGATCTGAAGATAGAAGATGACAAGGTTTACATAAAACTTTTCTCACCAAGTGAAAAATACCACGACTATCTGAAGGAAAAAGCTGAGACTGTTTTGAAATCTGCAGGGGCAAAAACTGTTCAGGTTGAATTTACTTCAGAACCACCTAAACAAAACCAGCCGCCGCAACCTCCACCACAGCAAAACCCCTTTGAATCAAGAAAAAGAATACCAAAGGTAAAAAAAGTAATAGCCGTAGCTTCAGGAAAGGGAGGTGTTGGTAAATCAACTGTTGCGGTTAATCTTGCGGCAGCCTTAAAAAAGAAAGGATACGAAGTTGGATATCTTGATGCTGATATGTATGGTCCTTCAGGTCCAACAATGCTTGGTGCCAAAGACAAACAGGTAACAGCTACACCTGACAACAAACTTATTCCTCCCCAGTCCCACGGCATAAAAATTATGTCTATCGGTCTGCTTCTACCTTCAGAAGACACACCGGTTATATGGAGAGGACCGGTTTTGTTCAAAGCTTTATCTCAGTTTTTGTTTGATATAAACTGGGGTGAGGAGCTTGATTTTCTGATAATAGACCTTCCCCCCGGAACAGGAGATGTCCAGATAACCCTTGGTCAGACTGCCGAGATAGATGGAGCCCTGATTGTTACAACACCACAAGATGTTGCCCTTATTGATGTAAAGAAAGGAATACAGATGTTCAACGAAGTTCAGATACCTGTTTTAGGTATTGTAGAAAATATGAGCTATTTTGTCTGTCCAGACAGCGGAAAAAAATATGAGATTTTTGGGAAGTCAAAAACGGAAGAACTGGCAAAACAGTATAACACCCAGCTGTTAGGAAAAGTGCCTATAGAGCCTAAAGTTGCTGAATTTGGAGATCTGGGAATACCTGTGGTTTTAGCAAAAGAAGACTCTGAATCGGCACAGGCTTTTATGGAAATAGCTGACAGAATAATAAAAAAATTAAGCGAACAACAATAG
- a CDS encoding cysteine desulfurase family protein, with protein MLEKRGIVYADHLATTPVPEEIVEAMKPYFTEHFGNPTSLHKLGVEAKKAINRAREQVAQLLNIGRPEEIVYTSGAIEANNLAIKGFAKAPGITRRGKHIVVSAIEHHSVLHSCKTLEKEGFEVTYLMPDQYGVITPQQVAEAVREDTILVSIGYANREIGTLQDMPALVAAAKEKNPRVVFHSDIAAAVGHTPVNVEEWGLDMASFTGHYFYAPKGVGGLYVKKGVRLKPLIEGGIQEGGRRAGTEPVPLIVGMGAAAELALKEMDDRVNRLKKLRDRLKKGIEEKIPYIQFTGHPEKRLPNHLSLIVMYIEGEAMLLMLDYHKIYTASGSACVSYALKQSHVLAAIGVDKEMSNGSIVFSLGRENTEEDIDYILDKYPAAVQRLREISPFGPENWEEFAKKADKFKNVR; from the coding sequence ATGTTAGAGAAAAGAGGAATAGTATACGCAGACCACCTTGCAACTACACCGGTTCCGGAAGAGATAGTTGAGGCGATGAAGCCTTACTTTACAGAACATTTTGGTAACCCAACATCATTACATAAATTGGGAGTAGAGGCAAAAAAGGCTATAAATAGGGCAAGAGAGCAGGTAGCCCAGCTGTTGAACATAGGAAGACCCGAAGAGATTGTTTACACCTCAGGTGCGATAGAAGCGAATAACCTTGCTATAAAAGGTTTTGCAAAAGCTCCCGGTATAACAAGAAGAGGTAAACATATCGTTGTTTCAGCGATAGAACACCATTCTGTTCTCCATTCCTGCAAGACCCTTGAAAAAGAAGGATTTGAAGTAACTTACTTAATGCCTGATCAGTATGGAGTTATCACCCCTCAACAGGTGGCTGAAGCTGTAAGAGAGGACACAATACTCGTATCTATAGGATATGCAAACAGAGAAATAGGAACCCTACAGGATATGCCCGCTCTGGTAGCAGCAGCAAAAGAAAAAAATCCCCGTGTGGTTTTCCACTCAGATATCGCAGCAGCTGTCGGTCATACACCTGTGAATGTTGAAGAATGGGGACTGGATATGGCTTCTTTTACAGGTCATTACTTCTATGCACCAAAAGGTGTTGGAGGGTTGTATGTCAAAAAAGGTGTAAGATTAAAACCTCTTATTGAAGGTGGAATACAGGAAGGTGGAAGAAGAGCAGGAACGGAACCTGTCCCGCTGATTGTGGGAATGGGTGCAGCAGCAGAGCTTGCTTTGAAGGAAATGGACGATAGGGTTAACAGACTGAAAAAACTCAGGGATAGACTAAAAAAAGGAATAGAAGAAAAAATACCTTACATACAGTTTACAGGACACCCAGAAAAAAGACTTCCAAATCATCTGTCTCTGATTGTTATGTATATTGAAGGGGAAGCTATGCTTCTTATGCTTGATTATCACAAAATATACACAGCTTCAGGCTCAGCATGTGTGTCATATGCACTTAAACAGTCTCATGTTCTTGCGGCGATAGGTGTTGATAAAGAGATGTCCAACGGTTCTATAGTGTTCTCTCTTGGCAGGGAAAACACAGAAGAAGATATAGATTACATACTTGATAAATATCCAGCAGCTGTTCAGAGACTAAGGGAGATTTCTCCCTTTGGACCTGAAAACTGGGAAGAGTTTGCAAAAAAGGCTGATAAATTTAAGAATGTTAGATAA
- a CDS encoding chloride channel protein, translated as MLKNIFGYRFNYLNLLIPILIGVFAGVFGIIFLKSIHAFTDIFLVKFAGYSPPYPLGEGGSLNYTFFMEHPYLIPISTALGGLIVGILVYYFSPESAGVGTDAAIKAFHEKKELGLKTSIWKLITSAVTIGSGQVSGKEGPIALIGAGIGSFVGKIFHLSDKERNIALAVGLGAGIGGVFKAPFAGAIISSEVFYKKDFETETLIPAFIASFVAFIIVASVFGFSPLFYIELPVFSGFSIYDAAGYVFLGLMTAFVARLMIFSLETSRKFFERLEIPDFLKPAIGGFFVGIIGMTVPVAIGTGYGWLQLIMLENLAVFPPWKIFLSIFLVIAAFAFTLGSGGSGGVFGPSLVVGGLTGASVYFFLKEVLLFPESSTFNLTAFTVVGMVSTFAAAAKAPLSTIILVAEITGGYQLLIPATIAVAVSNFLSGEKSIFKSQVDTKLDSPVHYDEFKYMLLNRYLVRDVMEKNVITISPDANILFASKFMDQHSISALPVIDKDNRVIGLITSTDLIKACGMDLEKTKVEDVMDTDPLCVTQDLTLFETMSIFIENNIGVAPVVNNLEEKILIGIISDYDIGKVLTGRA; from the coding sequence TTGCTAAAAAATATCTTTGGATACAGATTTAATTATCTAAACCTGCTTATTCCTATACTTATAGGGGTATTTGCAGGTGTATTTGGAATTATTTTTCTAAAATCTATCCATGCTTTTACAGATATTTTTTTGGTTAAGTTTGCAGGATACAGCCCTCCTTACCCCCTGGGTGAAGGGGGGTCGTTAAACTACACCTTTTTTATGGAACATCCGTATCTCATACCTATATCTACAGCTTTGGGAGGATTAATAGTAGGAATTCTGGTTTATTACTTTTCTCCTGAATCTGCAGGTGTTGGAACAGATGCTGCCATAAAAGCATTTCACGAAAAAAAGGAACTGGGGTTAAAAACTTCTATCTGGAAGCTTATTACCTCTGCTGTAACAATCGGAAGCGGTCAGGTTTCTGGAAAGGAGGGACCAATAGCCCTAATAGGTGCAGGTATTGGCTCATTTGTTGGGAAGATATTTCATCTGTCAGATAAGGAAAGGAACATAGCCCTTGCTGTGGGACTGGGTGCAGGAATAGGAGGTGTTTTTAAAGCACCTTTCGCAGGTGCCATAATAAGCTCAGAAGTATTTTACAAAAAGGATTTTGAAACGGAAACGTTAATTCCTGCATTTATTGCTTCTTTTGTTGCTTTTATTATTGTGGCATCTGTATTCGGCTTTTCTCCCCTTTTTTATATTGAGCTTCCCGTTTTTTCAGGGTTTTCCATATATGACGCTGCAGGTTATGTATTTCTGGGACTTATGACAGCGTTTGTTGCAAGGCTAATGATATTTTCCCTTGAGACTTCAAGGAAATTCTTTGAAAGACTTGAAATTCCTGATTTTTTAAAACCTGCAATTGGCGGTTTTTTTGTTGGAATTATAGGTATGACTGTTCCTGTAGCTATAGGAACCGGATACGGCTGGCTTCAGCTTATTATGCTTGAAAATCTGGCAGTTTTTCCTCCGTGGAAGATCTTTTTGAGTATATTTCTTGTTATTGCAGCTTTTGCTTTTACTCTTGGCTCTGGAGGTTCAGGTGGTGTCTTTGGTCCCTCTCTTGTTGTAGGAGGGCTGACAGGAGCTTCTGTTTACTTTTTTCTTAAAGAGGTTTTGCTTTTTCCTGAAAGTTCCACATTTAACCTGACAGCTTTTACCGTTGTAGGTATGGTTTCGACATTTGCAGCTGCAGCTAAGGCACCTTTGTCCACTATTATACTTGTTGCCGAGATAACAGGAGGTTATCAACTTCTTATCCCTGCCACTATTGCTGTTGCAGTATCTAACTTCCTTTCTGGTGAAAAGAGTATATTCAAAAGTCAGGTTGATACAAAACTTGACTCTCCAGTCCATTACGATGAGTTTAAGTATATGCTCTTAAACAGATATCTTGTTAGAGATGTAATGGAAAAGAATGTTATCACCATATCTCCAGATGCAAACATACTGTTTGCCAGTAAATTTATGGATCAGCACAGCATATCTGCTTTACCTGTTATTGATAAAGATAATAGGGTTATAGGGCTTATAACAAGCACAGACCTCATAAAAGCCTGCGGTATGGATCTTGAAAAAACGAAGGTTGAAGATGTAATGGACACCGATCCATTATGCGTAACACAGGATCTTACACTTTTTGAAACGATGAGCATTTTTATAGAAAATAATATAGGGGTTGCACCTGTTGTTAATAACCTTGAGGAGAAGATCCTTATAGGGATTATTTCCGACTATGATATAGGAAAAGTGTTAACAGGAAGGGCATAA
- a CDS encoding MarR family transcriptional regulator, which translates to MSVEQKVLDAMKRAGKPLKTGEIAELTGLDKKEVEKVIKKLKKEGKIESPKRCYYSPAS; encoded by the coding sequence ATGAGCGTAGAACAAAAAGTTCTTGATGCCATGAAAAGGGCAGGGAAACCTCTCAAAACAGGAGAGATAGCAGAGTTAACAGGACTTGATAAAAAAGAGGTTGAGAAAGTTATTAAGAAACTCAAGAAAGAAGGAAAAATTGAATCTCCAAAAAGGTGTTACTACTCACCTGCAAGTTAG
- a CDS encoding iron-sulfur cluster assembly scaffold protein encodes MFEYTEKVMDHFMNPRNLGEIPNPDGYGQCGNPSCGDAMLFTIKVDKETDVITDVKFKTFGCGSAIAVSSVLTEMVKGKPIDYALNLTYKEIFEELGGLPSQKIHCTNLGLETLHVAIKDYLLKQGRIEEANKIPDCIEEEEEEGIDLEHIG; translated from the coding sequence ATGTTTGAATATACAGAAAAGGTAATGGATCACTTTATGAATCCCAGAAATCTGGGTGAGATACCAAATCCTGATGGATACGGACAGTGTGGTAACCCATCATGTGGAGACGCAATGCTTTTTACCATAAAAGTTGATAAAGAAACAGATGTAATAACAGATGTTAAGTTTAAGACTTTTGGTTGCGGTTCTGCAATAGCTGTGTCTTCAGTTTTAACAGAGATGGTAAAAGGAAAACCAATAGATTATGCATTAAATCTTACCTACAAAGAAATATTTGAGGAGCTTGGTGGTCTTCCATCACAAAAAATACACTGCACCAACCTTGGGCTTGAAACACTTCATGTTGCGATAAAAGATTACCTTTTAAAACAGGGTAGAATAGAAGAAGCAAATAAAATACCTGACTGTATAGAGGAAGAGGAAGAAGAAGGAATAGATTTAGAACATATAGGGTAA